In one candidate division WOR-3 bacterium genomic region, the following are encoded:
- a CDS encoding PQQ-binding-like beta-propeller repeat protein yields MKHSAGITSRLAAFTFICLFFLLGCPKPPLVPETPRGPTVGFKDVTLACTTSTTDPGGSEVSFQFDWGDNTRTEWSDWVAGGFAYVDTHTYTQTGEMKVRARAKNRKGRVSGWSQELTITISPGEGGVFWKFGYPDPEDPEDSADFTAHTFGIGPEGQIYIGSGEIPALLCRKANGARRWEFIDVDEDEFAIAPTIGEDGTIYVGTEGGRFYALNPSGTIKWQKTFSAGIITPAALGGGTIFLQTEDDSVFAIDAVTGERKWGFYAGGGIQAPVIGPDGTVFVSQEDTLFALDPGSGGVKWRYGMKGTVTVSPAIDVTRGALYVVDEDGWFVSLNLTDGSLNWETNVGSTPSFPVIGGDGTIYLTVVSALLALDPQNGGVKWDFIPPLQSEDLSMPAVSSEGIIYFLVISSGTTGEVDSLYAVNSDGSRRWATGLRLGSPGDFISAPKIDNSGLIYIGDGTSAFCIVGKGGPAPSSWPMFQGDIRNSGRAR; encoded by the coding sequence ATGAAGCATAGCGCTGGTATTACCAGCCGGTTAGCGGCATTTACATTTATCTGTCTCTTTTTTCTCCTTGGCTGTCCGAAACCGCCCCTGGTTCCGGAGACACCAAGAGGACCTACTGTCGGCTTCAAGGATGTTACTCTTGCCTGCACCACCAGCACCACCGACCCCGGAGGGAGCGAAGTATCATTCCAGTTTGACTGGGGAGACAACACCAGGACCGAATGGTCGGACTGGGTTGCAGGTGGTTTTGCCTATGTGGACACCCATACCTATACCCAGACCGGCGAGATGAAGGTCAGGGCTCGGGCAAAAAATCGCAAAGGCAGGGTTTCAGGTTGGTCTCAAGAGTTGACAATTACCATCAGCCCTGGTGAAGGTGGAGTATTCTGGAAATTTGGTTATCCTGACCCTGAGGACCCTGAGGACTCAGCCGACTTTACCGCCCACACATTTGGTATCGGACCTGAAGGGCAAATTTACATCGGCTCGGGGGAAATCCCTGCCCTTTTGTGCCGGAAAGCCAATGGTGCCAGGCGGTGGGAGTTCATCGATGTGGATGAGGACGAGTTTGCGATTGCACCCACAATTGGTGAGGACGGCACGATTTATGTAGGAACCGAAGGCGGCAGGTTCTACGCCTTAAACCCATCAGGGACCATCAAATGGCAGAAGACATTCAGCGCCGGGATTATTACACCTGCGGCATTGGGTGGCGGCACAATTTTCCTTCAGACAGAAGACGACAGTGTCTTTGCAATTGATGCGGTAACAGGAGAGAGAAAATGGGGCTTTTATGCTGGCGGAGGCATCCAGGCGCCGGTAATCGGCCCTGATGGGACGGTTTTCGTTTCTCAGGAGGACACACTGTTTGCCCTTGACCCTGGGTCTGGCGGTGTTAAATGGCGTTATGGCATGAAGGGGACGGTAACTGTTTCTCCGGCAATTGATGTTACCCGTGGGGCGCTCTATGTAGTTGACGAGGATGGCTGGTTTGTATCACTAAATCTCACCGATGGCAGCCTTAACTGGGAGACGAATGTTGGTAGCACCCCATCATTCCCAGTTATCGGAGGTGATGGCACCATTTATCTAACTGTCGTTTCCGCCCTCCTTGCGCTTGACCCGCAAAATGGTGGGGTAAAATGGGATTTTATTCCGCCTCTCCAGAGCGAAGACCTGTCTATGCCGGCAGTATCCAGTGAAGGTATCATCTACTTCCTCGTAATCTCCTCAGGGACCACCGGAGAGGTGGATTCACTTTATGCGGTTAACAGTGACGGCTCCCGACGCTGGGCAACCGGACTGAGGCTTGGCTCCCCAGGGGATTTTATCTCCGCCCCTAAGATTGACAACTCTGGACTTATCTATATCGGTGATGGCACCAGCGCCTTCTGCATTGTGGGCAAGGGCGGACCAGCACCATCCTCCTGGCCAATGTTTCAAGGTGACATAAGAAATTCTGGTAGAGCAAGATAG